ATAAAAAATTCCGTCATAGCTTGTATCATCGTGTCACCTCCAAGATTAAATCTTCATATTGTTTAATATTTCGTAGTAAATTTTTCTTGTCCTTATCCGTTACATCAATACTATGAATTAAAAATTTATTTGTTCCTTTTGATATTCGAATCACCGTTGAACCTGGCGTTATGATAATTAAAATCGTTAAAAAGGTAATTGCCCAATCGTTAGTTAAATTGGTCTCATACGTTAACAATCCAGGATTCATATCTTTCGTTTTAAACAAAATATAATTGATTGTACTAATACTAGATGTAATTAATTGATATAAGTAAACGACTAAAAACTTAACGGCAACCCATATTTTTCTCAAATAAAACTCTTGTCCAAAGAAACGATGTAAAATATAGATGACGATCACACCAATTAAATACCCAGAGAAGAAGGTTGTGAATTTAAATTCGTCCTCATCTTGAAATAAAACCCATAAAAACGCAATAACAATATTCAGAACGACTTGATTCATCTAATTATCTCCCTCCTTCAAATGCGTATTCACTATTTGATGGAACTGATGCTCGTCTATATTCATCTTAGTCGCATTTTCAGTGACATTTAATACTAGTGGCGCTCCAATTCCCATTAATAAAATGACTACTACAAGAATACCTAGAATCCCTTTACGATGTTTTGGTATTTTCTTAAATTCAACTTCTTCGCCATCTTGGTCACCAAAGTACATTAAAAATAGGATTCTAAATAAGCTATACATTGCAATAAGACTGGTTACAATCATTAATCCCAGACCAATATAGTTGCCATTTTCGATGGCACCTTTAAAAATCAAAACTTTACCGGGGAAACCACTAAATGGTGGCACCCCACCAATCGCAAAAATCATAATAACAAATGCTATACCAAAGAATGGTTCGCGTTTAGCAAGTCCACTTAAATAATGGTACTGACGATAACCCGAAATATAAACTAAGCTACCTACAATAAAGAATAATAACGTCTTAACAACAATATCGTTAGCTAGATAGAAAATCGCACCATTAACACCTGAAAATGTATGTGTACCTAAACCAAGAATGACAAAACCAATCGACAATATGACTTGATAAGCAGCAATCTTCTTAATATCTTTGTATGCTAAAACGCCAAAAGCACCAATAATCATTGTTAGACATGACATGAAGATAAGTAACGGATGCGTGACACCTGCATGAGAGTCAAATAATAATGTGAAGAAGCGGATTAATGCATATGCACCGACTTTCGTCATTAATGCTGCAAAAAGTGCGGCTAATTCTGTGTTTAATACTGCATATGCTTTAGGTAGCCACATAAAGATAACTAGTGCCGCTTTCGAACTGAATGCTACCAAGAATATAAGTGAAATCATCGTCACGGTTTGATTATCTTCCATGTTATTTAATCTTAAAGCAATATGAGAAAAATTAAGTGTTCCTACTGTTTTATACAATAAACCAATCGCGAAAAGTAAAAACCAAGATCCGATAATGTTTAATACGACATAAATAATTGCTGCACGTAATTGTTCAACAGATTGTCCTAATGTGACAAGCACAAAAGAAGCAAGCAACATAATTTCAAACATAACGTATAGATTAAACAAATCTGAAGTTAGAAATGAGCCAATAACTCCTACAGCTAAAAATAGTATGAACGATGGAAGATGGAAACGATTCACACGTTGCTCTCCACGACCAAATCCATAAGCCATAATCAATGTAATGACAAACGATGATACAGTGACCATAAGTAAACTCAATGAATCGCCTAAAAATTGAATACCGAATGGTGCTTTCCATCCACCGAAATCTAATGTAATTGGTTTTTCATTCATCACATAAATTAATAATGCTAACGAAATGACTGTTGTTACCAACATTGTGCCAATACATAAGAATTTAGATACTTTACTTTTATCTTTGATAAAGACAAGTATTAAAGCGCAAAGAAATGGAAGTAACATGGGTAAAATCAATAAATTACTCATCATCATCTTCACCCCTTAATACGTTAATTTCATCTTCTTTAGTTACTCGATATGTTCTATAAATTAATACAAGTAAGAAGGCAGTCATACCAAATCCAATGACAATAGCTGTTAAAACAATGGCTTGTAATAATGGATCAACAAAATAAGCCTTACCTCCTGTTATTAATGGTTCTGTCATATGTCCACCATAACGCCCCATACTCATGATAATGAGATTACCTGCGTGGGTATAAATGGAGATACCTATGACAATTCGAATTAAATTAATAGATAGAATCATATACGTACCGATAAATACTAAAAAGCCAATCACTAATAATAATATAAGATTCATGATTTACCCCCACTTATCGACAACATCACTGTAACTATGACACCCACAACTGCTAATAACACACCTAATTCAAAGAGTGTGACTGTTGTAACATGTACATGACCTAATAAGGGTAAAGCGATATTGGCTTCAGTTTGATATAAAAACGGTTTACCAAAAAATGTAGGGACAATAGCTGTCGCCAATGAAATTAAAGAACCTATAATCATTAACTGTTTAAAATCGATCGGTAAACTGATAAGCACTTGCTTAACATCAAATGCAAGGAACATCAGAATAAAAGCAGAACTAAAAATCAAACCACCGATAAAGCCGCCGCCTGGATTATTATGTCCTGCAAAGAAAACATAGAACCCAAACGTTAATAGTATAAATACGACGACTTTAGTTACCGTTCGTAATACGACATCATTCTCTTTCATCTTGTCCCCTCCGATCTTTATAAGTTAGTAATGTATAAATCCCTAGACCTGCAATAATAAGTACAAGGCCTTCAAACAATGTATCTAATGCTCTAAA
The DNA window shown above is from Staphylococcus sp. M0911 and carries:
- the mnhD2 gene encoding Na+/H+ antiporter Mnh2 subunit D yields the protein MMSNLLILPMLLPFLCALILVFIKDKSKVSKFLCIGTMLVTTVISLALLIYVMNEKPITLDFGGWKAPFGIQFLGDSLSLLMVTVSSFVITLIMAYGFGRGEQRVNRFHLPSFILFLAVGVIGSFLTSDLFNLYVMFEIMLLASFVLVTLGQSVEQLRAAIIYVVLNIIGSWFLLFAIGLLYKTVGTLNFSHIALRLNNMEDNQTVTMISLIFLVAFSSKAALVIFMWLPKAYAVLNTELAALFAALMTKVGAYALIRFFTLLFDSHAGVTHPLLIFMSCLTMIIGAFGVLAYKDIKKIAAYQVILSIGFVILGLGTHTFSGVNGAIFYLANDIVVKTLLFFIVGSLVYISGYRQYHYLSGLAKREPFFGIAFVIMIFAIGGVPPFSGFPGKVLIFKGAIENGNYIGLGLMIVTSLIAMYSLFRILFLMYFGDQDGEEVEFKKIPKHRKGILGILVVVILLMGIGAPLVLNVTENATKMNIDEHQFHQIVNTHLKEGDN
- the mnhE2 gene encoding Na+/H+ antiporter Mnh2 subunit E, whose protein sequence is MNQVVLNIVIAFLWVLFQDEDEFKFTTFFSGYLIGVIVIYILHRFFGQEFYLRKIWVAVKFLVVYLYQLITSSISTINYILFKTKDMNPGLLTYETNLTNDWAITFLTILIIITPGSTVIRISKGTNKFLIHSIDVTDKDKKNLLRNIKQYEDLILEVTR
- the mnhC2 gene encoding Na+/H+ antiporter Mnh2 subunit C, with the translated sequence MNLILLLVIGFLVFIGTYMILSINLIRIVIGISIYTHAGNLIIMSMGRYGGHMTEPLITGGKAYFVDPLLQAIVLTAIVIGFGMTAFLLVLIYRTYRVTKEDEINVLRGEDDDE
- the mnhB2 gene encoding Na+/H+ antiporter Mnh2 subunit B; this encodes MKENDVVLRTVTKVVVFILLTFGFYVFFAGHNNPGGGFIGGLIFSSAFILMFLAFDVKQVLISLPIDFKQLMIIGSLISLATAIVPTFFGKPFLYQTEANIALPLLGHVHVTTVTLFELGVLLAVVGVIVTVMLSISGGKS